A region of Athene noctua chromosome 12, bAthNoc1.hap1.1, whole genome shotgun sequence DNA encodes the following proteins:
- the LOC141965210 gene encoding glial fibrillary acidic protein-like, with the protein MESQRLSSYGRRIGPAAPGYRGLPASPPARLRAPRSAQPGPRTGARLGLGRMDFSLAAALNSEFRETRTNEKVEMMELNDRFASYIEKFRLLEQQNKVLVVELHQAREQEPSRLPDVYQEELRDLRRHVEQLATAKARLEIEKENLAEDLGSLQQKLQDEATLRLEAESDLAAYRQDVDAAALARLALERRVGTLQDEIAFLRKAHEEELRELQEQLARQRVHVEVDASKPDLTAALRDIRSRYEAAAASNVREAEEWYKSKFTDLTAAAARHAEALRAAKQEANEYRRQLQALTCDLEALRGANESLERQLRELEERYALETAGYQDTVARLEEDTRSLKEEMARHLQDYQELLSVKLALDIEIATYRKLLEGEESR; encoded by the exons ATGGAGAGCCAGCGGCTCTCCTCCTACGGCCGCCGcatcggccccgccgccccgggctacCGGGGGcttcccgccagcccccccgcccggctccgggctccccgcagcgcccagccTGGTCCCCGCACGGGTgcccgcctggggctgggcaggatggaCTTCTCGCTGGCCGCAGCGCTCAACTCGGAGTTCAGGGAGACGCGCACCAACGAGAAGGTGGAGATGATGGAGCTCAACGACCGCTTTGCCAGCTACATCGAGAAGTtccggctgctggagcagcagaacaaggtgctggtggtggagctgcaccAGGCGCGGGAGCAGGAGCCCTCGCGTCTGCCCGACGTCTACCAGGAGGAGCTGCGTGACCTGCGGCGCCACGTGGAGCAGTTGGCCACCGCCAAGGCCCGTCTGGAGATCGAGAAGGAGAACCTCGCCGAGGACCTcggcagcctccagcagaa GCTGCAGGACGAGGCGACCCTGCGGCTGGAGGCCGAGAGCGACCTGGCTGCCTAcaggcag gACGTGGACGCCGCTGCCTTGGCTCGCCTGGCCCTGGAGCGGCGGGTGGGGACGCTGCAGGACGAGATCGCCTTCCTCCGCAAGGCCCACGAGGAG gagctgcgggagctgcaggagcagctggcccgGCAGCGGGTGCACGTCGAGGTGGACGCGAGCAAGCCGGACCTGACGGCCGCCCTGCGCGACATCCGCAGCCGCTAcgaggccgcggccgccagcAACGTCCGGGAGGCCGAGGAGTGGTACAAGTCCAAG ttcacagacctgacggccgcggccgcccggcacgCAGAGGCCCTGCGCGCCGCCAAGCAGGAGGCCAACGAGTACCGGCGCCAGCTCCAAGCCCTCACCTGCGACCTGGAGGCTCTGCGGGGTGCG AACGagtccctggagaggcagctgcgggagctggaggagcgctACGCCCTGGAGACGGCCGGCTACCAGGACACGGTGGCACGGCTGGAGGAGGACACCCGCAGCCTCAAGGAGGAGATGGCCCGGCACCTGCAGGActaccaggagctgctcagcgtCAAGCTGGCCCTCGACATCGAGATCGCCACGTACCGCAAACTGCTGGAGGGCGAGGAGAGCAGGTGA